The DNA region GGGCACCAGTCCCCGCCCGGCCCTGACCAACAGCGGATCGCCTGTGGTTTCACGCAATCGCGCCAGTGCCCGGCTCATCGCCGACGGGCTCAGTCGCAAGCGTTTGGCGGCGCGCACCACGCTGCCTTCGGCGAGCAACACATCAAGGGTGATCAGCAAGTTGAAATCAGGAGTGGACATGCGGTGCCCCGTGGCAGAGTGATATGGCGTTGAACGCACGTATCAAGTGCAAACGGTGCGTCTTCCGCCATGTTAGGCCGAGGCGTAGATTTCTGATAGCTCCGCTTCGGGAGTGGCCAGAGAAGAGGAACAGCATGAAATCACTCAGTGCAATCGCAGAGCGTGCGCAACAGACACCGTCGGTTCGGTGGGCGCTGGCCAGTCTTTCGTTGTCGATGCTGCTGTCCTCGCTCGGCACCAGCATCGCCAATGTGGGTTTGCCGACCTTGGCCCAGGTGTTCAACGCCTCCTTCCAGCACGTGCAGTGGATCGTCCTCGCCTACCTTCTGGCCATTACCACCCTTATTGTCAGTGTCGGTCGGCTCGGTGACATCACTGGCCGTCGGCGGCTGCTCTTGGCCGGTATCGGTTTGTTCACCCTGGCGTCGGCCCTGTGCGGCTTTGCGCCCACGCTCTGGCTGCTGATTGGCGCCCGGGCGCTGCAGGGCATCGGTGCGGCAATCATGATGGCGCTGACCATGGCCTTTGTCGGCGAGACGGTGACGAAGGCAAAAACCGGCAGCGCCATGGGCTTGCTCGGGACGATGTCGGCGATTGGCACCGCGATGGGGCCGTCGCTCGGCGGCCTGCTGATTGGCGGGTTTGGCTGGCAGGCGATCTTCCTCATCACCGTACCGCTGGGCTTACTAACGCTGGTGCTCGCGCATCGCTACTTGCCTGCCGATCGCCAGAAGCTCAAGACCGATCGCGCCGGCTTCGACCCGCTGGGCACACTGCTGCTGGCGTTGACGCTCGCCGCTTATGCGCTGGCCATGACCCTTGGGCGAGGCAGTTTCGGTCCGTTCAACATCGCCTTGCTGTTGGCGGCGGGTGTCGGCGTTGGCCTCTTCGTGTTCGCCGAAGCTCGAGTCACCTCACCGTTGATTCGATTGGCGATGTTCCGCGATCCCGTGCTCAGTGGCAGCCTCGCCATGAGCCTGCTCGTCGCGACAGTGATGATGGCGACGCTCGTGGTCGGGCCCTTCTATCTCGCGCATGGGCTGGGGCTCGATGCGGTTCTGGTTGGACTGGTTTTGTCAGTCGGGCCGTTTGTCGCGGCACTGACGGGTGTGCCCGCCGGCCGTATTGCCGACCGCTTTGGCGCCCAACGCATGACCCTCGTCGGCCTCGCGGCAATGGCGACTGGATGCCTCACGCTGTCGGTATTGCCGAAGACGTTCGGCATCGGCGGCTACCTCTTGCCGATGGTCGTGATAACCCTCGGCTATGCCCTGTTCCAGACAGCCAACAACACGGCGGTCATGGCAGATGTTCAGCCGGACCAGCGAGGCGTCATCTCCGGCATGCTCAACCTGTCACGCAATCTGGGGCTCATCACGGGGGCGTCCGCCTTGGGCGCGGTGTTCGCGCTCGCATCGGCCTCGGTCGACATTGCAACGGCGCGACCCGAAGCGGTTGCCAGCGGTATGCGGATCACCTTCGCCGTGGCGCTGGTGCTGATCGCTGTCGCACTGGCCATCGCGCTGGGAAGCCGCGCGTTGGCAGTGCGTCGTGACCGCTGATAACCCGATACCTCGTTTACTTTTCCAGCACGACCAGTGGCGTGTCTTTCTTCACAATGTACGTCGCCAGCTCAGACGCCTTGCTCGCGCCGACGTTCTTCGCGACGTGCGCAGTGCCTGCAGGGATGTACAAGGAATCGCCAGCCTTGAGCGTTACAGGGGGCTGACCTTCGAGTTGATATTCAAACGTGCCCTCAATCACGTGGGCCACTTCCACCCCGGGATGCGAATGTTTGGGGGACACCACACCCGGCTCGAAATCAACGCGGACCTGAATCACCTCACGCCCGGCGACGTCGAGGTCCTGGCGCAGCAGATCGGTGCGGTGAAGGCCCGCCTGCCAGCTTTTTACTGGCGGCGCCTCTTGTGCTTGAGAGAGGCCCGCGAAGGCAGTGAGTGCCGCAGCAACGGCGACGCCGAGCATGCCAGCAAAAATACGGTGGTTGAAACGGGACATGGCATTTCTCTGTGCGCGGGAATGCGCGCGGAGCTTGCCGCGGATGCGGTGGCTCTATTTGGAGGCCGCCGTGTATCGCGCAAGTGTCGCCAAGGCCCTGGTTTTGTATGCGAAGGTAGCTGCAGGTGCGCGGGATACGTTCCGATACAAACGAATCCCGCACACACGAAAAAGCCCGCACAAGGCGGGCTTTGTAAATCGAGTAGGTGGCCGGCGCTGGTCTCCGGCTTACAAGGTTTATCAGGCCTCCCACAGAACAGTTTTGTGCTGTCCTGCTTCACACGGCATAAGGGCTGGATCTCAGCGCGGAGATCTTTCTAACCGTGTACCCTTCGGAACGCGCCCCACGTTTCCTCGCCATCCGCTTGCGCATCAGTCTGCGTCTTCACCTACAACTTCAAGAATAGTACAAACTCCAAAGCGCAAGGCGGGCTTTTTAGAACGATTTTGTCCTGTCGCAGGCGTGGCAGGATGGAAAAATGCTATCGCCAGTCACCTGGGGTACACGCCGACAAAAATAGTCGTCGTGTACCCCGCTTTTCGGCTCACTGGGTCGTGCCAGCCGTTTACAGATCGGTGATTTCCTTATGACGTGGCACCAGC from Pseudomonas sp. ACM7 includes:
- a CDS encoding MFS transporter, with translation MKSLSAIAERAQQTPSVRWALASLSLSMLLSSLGTSIANVGLPTLAQVFNASFQHVQWIVLAYLLAITTLIVSVGRLGDITGRRRLLLAGIGLFTLASALCGFAPTLWLLIGARALQGIGAAIMMALTMAFVGETVTKAKTGSAMGLLGTMSAIGTAMGPSLGGLLIGGFGWQAIFLITVPLGLLTLVLAHRYLPADRQKLKTDRAGFDPLGTLLLALTLAAYALAMTLGRGSFGPFNIALLLAAGVGVGLFVFAEARVTSPLIRLAMFRDPVLSGSLAMSLLVATVMMATLVVGPFYLAHGLGLDAVLVGLVLSVGPFVAALTGVPAGRIADRFGAQRMTLVGLAAMATGCLTLSVLPKTFGIGGYLLPMVVITLGYALFQTANNTAVMADVQPDQRGVISGMLNLSRNLGLITGASALGAVFALASASVDIATARPEAVASGMRITFAVALVLIAVALAIALGSRALAVRRDR
- a CDS encoding cupin domain-containing protein; protein product: MSRFNHRIFAGMLGVAVAAALTAFAGLSQAQEAPPVKSWQAGLHRTDLLRQDLDVAGREVIQVRVDFEPGVVSPKHSHPGVEVAHVIEGTFEYQLEGQPPVTLKAGDSLYIPAGTAHVAKNVGASKASELATYIVKKDTPLVVLEK